A genome region from Pseudoalteromonas tetraodonis includes the following:
- the serB gene encoding phosphoserine phosphatase SerB: MSNANMAQHSAEQPLSQLTLNKWFSYQKGVFAPLNTIPSRERGLFSIAFAGDFSMAHINSMIEFFATHQQNVTAMCQYQPDLGLSPALCFYIENTEQAINPLELQTFANTLTCQLVQVTNPPDLKKPGLLVMDMDSTAITIECIDEIARLANVYDEVASVTAQAMAGKLDFSESLNQRVAKLKGIEKSLIDDLKSALPLMPGIKALCQILKHHQWYLAIASGGFVPFAERVQELINLDEVHANVLEFKDDKLTGKVLGGIVDAEQKAVILESLQQKLGLEKTQTVAIGDGANDLKMMAQAGLGVAVHGKPKVVEQAQAAICQGSLLQLLYMLAVPLNPSQG, from the coding sequence ATGTCGAACGCGAACATGGCACAGCACAGCGCTGAGCAACCATTATCACAACTTACCCTAAATAAATGGTTCAGCTATCAAAAGGGCGTATTTGCACCTTTAAATACAATTCCAAGCAGAGAACGAGGGCTTTTTAGTATCGCATTTGCAGGCGATTTTAGTATGGCGCATATTAATAGCATGATTGAATTTTTTGCCACTCATCAGCAAAATGTGACAGCAATGTGCCAATACCAGCCAGATTTAGGGTTATCTCCGGCATTATGTTTTTATATAGAAAATACAGAGCAGGCAATAAACCCACTTGAACTTCAAACTTTTGCAAATACCTTGACGTGTCAGTTAGTGCAAGTAACCAATCCCCCTGATTTAAAAAAACCAGGATTATTGGTAATGGATATGGATTCAACAGCCATTACTATTGAGTGCATTGATGAAATTGCGCGTTTAGCCAATGTATATGACGAGGTTGCCAGTGTGACCGCGCAGGCAATGGCAGGTAAGCTTGATTTTAGTGAGAGTTTAAACCAACGCGTTGCCAAGCTAAAAGGGATTGAAAAAAGCTTAATTGATGATCTAAAAAGTGCACTGCCTTTAATGCCGGGTATTAAAGCATTGTGCCAAATTTTAAAGCACCACCAATGGTATTTAGCCATTGCATCAGGCGGGTTTGTGCCGTTTGCAGAGCGTGTACAAGAGTTAATTAATTTAGATGAAGTGCATGCCAATGTATTGGAATTTAAAGACGATAAACTAACAGGTAAGGTGTTAGGAGGCATTGTTGATGCTGAGCAAAAAGCGGTTATTTTAGAATCGCTTCAACAAAAACTAGGCCTTGAAAAAACGCAAACAGTTGCCATTGGTGATGGCGCAAATGATTTAAAAATGATGGCTCAAGCAGGATTAGGCGTTGCTGTGCATGGCAAACCTAAAGTAGTTGAACAAGCCCAAGCGGCTATTTGCCAAGGCTCGTTATTACAATTGCTGTATATGTTGGCGGTTCCGCTAAATCCATCACAGGGTTAA
- a CDS encoding AhpA/YtjB family protein: MKNNHLKNPLTASQKKRLVRLLLAAGCFVLLSWVGINSSFQSHQLLYDNANSAAKSLTQFMALNAKNPLIEKNKQQLTTLCNNISKDEFVLSATIYDKQGVVLASSDNWQSHHVYGLLPDSSPGISRLKTPFVEQVISDDNRPIGFVSITYLTRAAVSASHNHFHDLGRQVLLMLVIACIFTWQLGRGLKRWQVNRYIQKTSEHES, translated from the coding sequence ATGAAAAATAACCATCTTAAAAATCCACTTACAGCCTCGCAAAAAAAGCGTTTAGTCCGTTTGCTATTGGCCGCTGGCTGCTTTGTATTATTAAGCTGGGTGGGTATAAATAGTAGCTTTCAAAGTCATCAACTGCTTTACGATAATGCCAATAGCGCAGCTAAATCACTCACTCAGTTTATGGCACTGAATGCTAAAAATCCGCTGATAGAAAAAAACAAGCAGCAACTGACCACCTTATGCAACAATATCAGTAAAGATGAATTTGTACTCTCGGCCACTATTTATGACAAACAAGGTGTGGTACTTGCGAGCAGCGATAATTGGCAATCGCATCATGTGTATGGCTTATTACCTGACTCATCACCGGGTATTAGTAGGTTAAAAACGCCTTTTGTTGAGCAAGTTATTTCAGACGACAACCGCCCTATTGGCTTTGTATCTATTACCTATTTAACCCGTGCTGCGGTATCGGCTAGCCATAATCATTTTCATGATTTAGGTCGCCAAGTGCTACTTATGTTAGTGATTGCCTGTATTTTTACTTGGCAATTAGGCCGAGGATTAAAGCGCTGGCAAGTAAATCGTTATATACAAAAAACGTCTGAGCATGAATCATAA
- a CDS encoding TatD family hydrolase: protein MKFIDSHCHLDFSEFDANRESLINACVAKGVSQFIVPGISLAQSQKLLEFKATYPQVSIAAGLHPYFLEQHQQSHLESLFNFAKANKTQLVAIGECGLDRSISNLEKQTFLFEQQIALANELDLPLIVHHRQSHDLIAQSFKRCRPKNGGVIHAFSGSIQQAHYYIKQGFKLGVGGVITYERAAKTRAVIAKLEPQHLVLETDSPSMPLSGYQGEVNTPLHIPNVFDALYGLKPNSDKFQLAEQLYDSCSDVFCI, encoded by the coding sequence TTGAAGTTTATAGACTCGCATTGCCATCTTGATTTTAGTGAGTTTGATGCAAACCGCGAATCACTTATTAATGCCTGTGTAGCAAAGGGCGTTAGCCAATTTATTGTGCCAGGTATTAGCTTGGCGCAATCTCAAAAGCTACTAGAGTTTAAAGCAACCTACCCACAAGTCAGCATAGCGGCAGGGCTACATCCTTATTTTTTAGAGCAACACCAACAATCACATTTAGAGTCATTATTTAATTTTGCTAAAGCAAATAAAACACAGCTGGTGGCTATTGGTGAGTGCGGGCTCGATCGCAGTATTTCCAATCTTGAAAAACAAACCTTTTTGTTTGAGCAGCAAATAGCGCTTGCTAATGAGCTTGATTTACCGCTAATTGTTCATCACAGGCAAAGCCATGATTTAATTGCGCAGTCGTTTAAGCGTTGTAGGCCAAAAAACGGCGGTGTGATCCATGCTTTTTCAGGCTCAATTCAACAAGCGCACTATTATATAAAGCAGGGTTTTAAACTTGGAGTCGGTGGGGTTATAACTTACGAGCGTGCAGCTAAAACACGTGCGGTTATAGCAAAGCTTGAGCCGCAGCATTTAGTGCTTGAAACTGACTCACCTTCAATGCCGCTAAGTGGCTATCAAGGGGAGGTAAATACCCCACTGCATATTCCTAACGTATTTGATGCGCTTTATGGTTTAAAACCAAATAGCGATAAATTTCAATTAGCTGAGCAGCTTTATGATTCATGCTCAGACGTTTTTTGTATATAA
- the pdxH gene encoding pyridoxamine 5'-phosphate oxidase has translation MKLEDIRREYLQDALSEDNLLDDPFKQFETWLEHAVASNLPDPTAMVVATVDDTGQPSQRIVLLKHLDDNGFVFFTNTGSRKAQELKGNNKISLHFPWHHMERQVIVYGEAQPLPTSAVAKYFLSRPKESQLAAWASQQSRPVSSRKVLMETFANMKNKFAKGEIPLPDFWGGYCVVPQKIEFWQGGAHRLHDRFMYQRQADNSWQITRLNP, from the coding sequence ATGAAACTCGAAGATATTCGTCGTGAATACCTGCAAGATGCGCTTAGTGAAGACAACTTGCTTGATGATCCGTTTAAGCAGTTTGAAACCTGGCTTGAGCACGCTGTTGCCAGTAATTTGCCCGACCCTACAGCAATGGTGGTCGCTACGGTTGATGACACCGGTCAGCCTTCACAGCGTATTGTGCTGCTAAAGCATTTAGATGATAACGGTTTTGTGTTTTTTACTAATACCGGTTCACGAAAAGCACAAGAGCTTAAAGGCAATAATAAAATTTCCTTGCACTTTCCATGGCACCACATGGAGCGCCAAGTAATTGTATATGGTGAGGCGCAGCCGCTTCCAACGTCTGCCGTGGCTAAGTACTTTTTATCACGTCCAAAAGAAAGTCAATTAGCCGCTTGGGCGTCGCAACAAAGCCGCCCGGTGTCGTCGCGCAAAGTGTTAATGGAAACCTTTGCCAATATGAAAAACAAGTTTGCCAAAGGTGAAATACCACTCCCTGATTTTTGGGGCGGATATTGTGTTGTGCCGCAAAAAATCGAGTTTTGGCAAGGCGGAGCTCATCGTCTACATGATCGCTTTATGTATCAGCGTCAGGCCGATAATAGCTGGCAAATAACGCGCTTAAATCCGTAG
- the argS gene encoding arginine--tRNA ligase — protein sequence MNIRTILVEKAIAAMTAAGLPEDTNPAVTQSTRPQFGDYQINGAMGAAKKMKSNPRELAQKIIDQLDVSDIAEKTEIAGPGFINIHLKPEFLAQSVQAANNHAKLAVNEHAKPQKVVVDYSSPNLAKEMHVGHLRSTIIGDAVVRALEFRGDTVVRQNHMGDWGTQFGMLIAHLEDQINQGVDLDTVALADLETFYRDAKKRFDDEEGFADKARNYVVKLQGGDAHCEKLWKLFIATSVKHSEEVYKRLNVTLTPADIMAESAYNSELNDIISLLKDKNIAVESQGAQVVFLDELANKDGEPSAFIVQKSGGGFLYATTDLAACDYRSNKLGAERILIFVDARQSLHFNQVELTARKAGLLRDETSYEFCPFGTMMGADGKPFKTRTGGTVKLADLLEESITRAAAKLAERESDLSDEDRSEIARKVGIGAVKYADLSKHRTSDYIFNWDSMLSFEGATAPYLQYAYTRVRSIFRKSGVDAASLKADVSIIEPQEKTLALKLLQLEEVLDLMINEATPHVLCGYLYELASLYMTFYEACPVLKEGVEPSVRDSRLVLCNLVADTLKTGLDLLGIEVMEQM from the coding sequence ATGAATATTCGTACTATTTTAGTAGAAAAAGCCATTGCCGCTATGACCGCCGCAGGCCTACCAGAAGATACTAACCCAGCGGTTACCCAAAGCACTCGCCCACAGTTTGGTGATTACCAAATTAATGGCGCGATGGGCGCAGCTAAAAAAATGAAAAGTAACCCGCGTGAATTGGCGCAAAAAATTATTGATCAGTTAGATGTAAGCGACATTGCCGAAAAAACGGAAATTGCTGGCCCTGGTTTTATTAATATTCACTTAAAGCCGGAGTTTTTAGCTCAAAGCGTACAAGCTGCTAATAACCACGCAAAACTTGCCGTAAATGAGCACGCCAAACCACAAAAAGTAGTGGTTGATTACTCATCGCCTAACCTTGCAAAAGAAATGCACGTAGGTCACTTACGCTCAACTATTATTGGTGATGCCGTAGTACGTGCGCTTGAATTTAGAGGCGATACCGTTGTACGTCAAAATCACATGGGTGATTGGGGCACACAGTTTGGTATGCTAATTGCGCATTTAGAAGATCAAATTAACCAAGGTGTTGATTTAGATACTGTTGCGCTTGCTGATTTAGAAACCTTTTACCGCGATGCGAAAAAGCGTTTTGACGACGAAGAAGGCTTTGCCGATAAAGCGCGTAACTACGTAGTTAAACTGCAAGGTGGCGACGCACATTGTGAAAAACTGTGGAAACTATTTATTGCCACTTCAGTTAAGCATTCTGAAGAAGTATACAAGCGTTTAAATGTTACACTGACACCTGCCGACATTATGGCTGAAAGTGCTTATAACAGTGAACTTAACGATATTATTAGCTTATTAAAAGATAAAAATATCGCAGTAGAGTCGCAAGGCGCACAAGTGGTATTTTTAGATGAGCTGGCAAATAAAGACGGTGAGCCTTCAGCGTTTATCGTGCAAAAATCAGGTGGCGGCTTCTTATATGCAACCACTGATTTAGCGGCGTGTGATTACCGTTCAAACAAGCTAGGCGCTGAGCGTATTTTAATTTTTGTTGATGCGCGCCAGAGCCTTCACTTTAATCAAGTGGAGCTTACTGCGCGTAAAGCTGGTTTATTACGCGATGAAACCAGTTACGAATTTTGCCCATTTGGCACCATGATGGGCGCTGATGGCAAACCATTTAAAACTCGTACAGGCGGCACGGTAAAATTAGCTGATTTACTTGAAGAGTCAATTACTCGTGCAGCAGCCAAACTCGCTGAGCGTGAATCAGATTTATCTGACGAAGATCGTAGTGAAATTGCACGTAAAGTGGGTATTGGCGCGGTTAAATACGCAGATCTTTCTAAGCACCGTACCAGCGATTACATTTTCAACTGGGACAGTATGCTAAGTTTTGAAGGCGCAACAGCCCCTTACTTACAATATGCTTATACGCGTGTTCGCAGTATTTTCCGTAAGTCTGGCGTTGATGCTGCAAGCTTAAAAGCCGATGTAAGTATTATTGAGCCGCAAGAGAAAACCCTCGCGCTTAAATTATTACAGTTAGAAGAAGTTCTTGATCTGATGATCAATGAAGCCACACCGCACGTATTATGTGGTTATTTATACGAACTAGCTAGTTTATACATGACATTCTATGAAGCTTGCCCAGTACTTAAAGAGGGCGTAGAGCCAAGTGTTCGTGATAGCCGTTTAGTGTTGTGTAATTTAGTGGCAGATACGTTAAAAACGGGTTTAGATCTGTTAGGCATCGAAGTCATGGAGCAAATGTAA
- the prfC gene encoding peptide chain release factor 3, protein MADQNLLSEINKRRTFAIISHPDAGKTTITEKVLLFGQAIQKAGTVKGRGSNQHAKSDWMEMEKERGISVTTSVMQFPYNNALVNLLDTPGHEDFSEDTYRTLTAVDSCLMVIDAAKGVEERTRKLMEVTRLRTTPIVTFMNKCDRDIRDPMELLDEVETELNIACAPITWPIGCGKEFKGVYHIHNEETILYKTGQGHTIQEVRSIKGLDNPELDQAIGDELAAQLRDELELVIGASHEFDLDLFLAGELSPVYFGTALGNFGVDHVLDGLTEWAPTPLPRETEDRQVVATEENFTGFVFKIQANMDPKHRDRIAFMRIVSGKYSQGMKMNHVRIGKQVSISDAVTFMAGDRERAADAYAGDIIGLHNHGTIQIGDTFTQGEKIKFSGIPNFAPELFRRIRLRDPLKQKQLLKGLVQLSEEGAVQVFRPLINNDLIVGAVGVLQFDVVVARLKAEYNVDAIYESVNVNTARWVSCDDVKKFEEFKRKCESNLALDGGDNLTYIAPSRVNLNLSTERYPEVTFNHTREN, encoded by the coding sequence ATGGCAGACCAAAATCTCCTTAGCGAAATTAATAAACGCCGTACCTTTGCGATCATCTCGCATCCGGATGCGGGTAAAACCACTATCACAGAAAAAGTATTGTTATTCGGACAAGCAATTCAAAAAGCCGGAACAGTAAAAGGGCGTGGCTCTAATCAGCATGCTAAGTCTGATTGGATGGAAATGGAAAAAGAGCGTGGTATTTCTGTGACTACCTCAGTAATGCAATTTCCATATAACAATGCGTTAGTTAATTTACTTGATACCCCAGGACACGAAGACTTCTCTGAAGATACTTACCGTACACTAACCGCGGTAGATTCGTGTTTAATGGTGATAGATGCCGCCAAAGGTGTAGAAGAACGTACCCGTAAGTTAATGGAAGTAACACGCCTGCGCACTACGCCGATTGTTACCTTTATGAATAAATGTGACCGTGATATTCGCGACCCAATGGAACTACTTGACGAAGTAGAAACAGAGCTAAATATTGCTTGTGCACCTATTACGTGGCCAATTGGCTGTGGTAAAGAATTTAAAGGTGTTTACCATATCCATAACGAAGAAACTATTTTATACAAAACAGGCCAAGGCCATACTATTCAAGAAGTGCGTAGCATTAAAGGACTTGATAACCCAGAGCTTGACCAAGCGATTGGTGATGAACTTGCAGCTCAGTTACGTGACGAGTTAGAGCTGGTTATTGGTGCATCACACGAGTTTGATTTAGATCTGTTCTTAGCGGGTGAGTTATCGCCTGTATACTTTGGTACTGCACTTGGTAACTTTGGTGTAGATCATGTTCTAGATGGACTGACTGAATGGGCGCCAACGCCTTTACCTCGTGAAACAGAAGACCGCCAAGTTGTAGCCACAGAAGAAAACTTCACTGGGTTTGTATTTAAAATTCAGGCCAACATGGATCCAAAACACCGTGACCGTATTGCCTTTATGCGTATTGTATCGGGTAAATACAGCCAAGGCATGAAAATGAATCATGTGCGTATAGGTAAACAAGTGAGTATTTCTGATGCGGTAACCTTTATGGCGGGCGATCGTGAGCGTGCAGCTGATGCTTACGCTGGTGATATTATTGGTTTACATAACCACGGTACGATTCAAATTGGTGATACCTTTACCCAAGGCGAAAAAATTAAGTTCAGCGGTATTCCAAACTTCGCCCCTGAATTATTCCGCCGTATTCGTCTGCGCGATCCATTAAAACAAAAACAGCTATTAAAAGGATTGGTACAGCTTTCAGAAGAGGGCGCAGTACAAGTATTCAGACCATTAATTAATAATGACTTAATTGTAGGTGCGGTAGGTGTGTTGCAGTTTGACGTGGTGGTAGCGCGTTTAAAAGCTGAATATAACGTTGATGCAATTTACGAAAGCGTGAATGTAAATACAGCCCGTTGGGTTAGCTGTGATGATGTTAAAAAGTTTGAAGAATTTAAACGTAAGTGCGAAAGCAACTTAGCACTTGATGGTGGCGATAATTTAACTTACATCGCGCCGAGTCGTGTAAATCTTAACTTGTCGACAGAGCGTTACCCTGAAGTGACATTTAATCACACGCGTGAAAACTAG